The stretch of DNA AGCTTCATTGAATTCCTCACGAGTAGCCTGAATCCCAGCACTATTCGTGATTGAACTCGTGGTTGCTGAAGAACTGGCAGCTGGTGTGCTGTTATTGGTTGCCGAATTGGCACCCGAAGTTGCTGACTGCGTCGTTGTTTGATCCGATTGGGTCGTGGCTGTCTGTTTATCATCTGCACGTTGTGACTTTTGTTGACTATCGTTAGGCTGAGTTGCTGGTGCCGACTGACTTTCACTGGTTTGATTAGCCGAAGTTGTTGCACTTTCCGTTGGATTATCCGTGATTGGTGTTGAACCCGTTAGCGACTTCAAAGCCGCATTGTTTTCTTTACGGAGTGCCTTCGCCTTTTTATAAATATCATTATAATAAGTCCCATGAAACGACTTACTTTGGAACAACACTGCCAGGACTCCGTTAGAATCTGTAAATTCATTGGCCCGATTTAGTGACAGGGCTTTTTGATACTTATCGGTATAATCTTTACGCTTGCTAATAATCTTTTTGACTAACTTAACTGAAGTCTTGGCCCGGTCACCCAGCACACCAGAACCCTTTTTGGTATTTTTGACGGTTGTAAAACTCGCTTGCGCTTCTGAAAATTGATGTGATTTTAACGCTTGGGTCCCGTTCACATAAGTTTGGGTCTGCGTTAAATAGCGTTGTGCCGCCACATCGCTAGCTTTAGTCCGCGTTGCACGTGTAAACGCACTTTCTGCTTGTGTGTACTGTTCAGACTTTAGGGCCTGTTTGCCTGCTTGAATATCCGCGGCATATGCACGTTCTTGCAGTTGCTGTCGCGAATATGAATAACCGCCGACCCCCAATGCAACGACAATAATCGCCAAGACCCACACCCATTTTTTCATGCTGACGCCCCCATTCATTGAATGTCTCATTATACCATTTTGACAAATTAACCGGGGTGCATTGTGCTTACAAAACTGTTTTCATTGGCGTATAATAATGATTGTATTTTTTATGGAGAAAGGATCCTTATTCTAATGCTAGAAAAGACTTTTTATCACACCTTTTTGAGCCGCTCATTCAACATTCCCGTTAAAGTTAATTACTGGGATGGCAGCAGCGAAACCTATGGTGAAGGCACCCCAGAGGTAACTGTGACTTTTAAAAAGGCGATTCCAGTTCGCGAAATCACTAAGAACGCTTCAATTGCGTTAGGCGAAGCTTACATGGATGGCATCATCGAAATTGATGGTAGTATCCAAAAGTTAATTGAATCAGCTTACGAATCAGCTGAAAGCTTTTTCAATGATTCCAAGCTCAAAAAATTCATGCCTAAACAGTCTCATTCTGAAAAGAAGAGTCAAGAAGACATCCAAAGTCATTATGACGTTGGGAACGACTTCTATGAAATGTGGCTTGATCCCACACTAACGTATTCATGTGCTTATTTCCAAAATGAAGACGATAGCTTGGAAACTGCCCAGATCAATAAAGTTCATCACATCATTCAAAAACTCAATCCACAACCCGGTAAAACATTGCTTGATATTGGCTGTGGTTGGGGAACATTGATGTTGACGGCCGCTAAAGAATACGATTTGAAAGTGGTCGGCATCACGTTATCTAAAGAACAATACAACCTCGTTGCCAAGCGGATTCAAGACGAAGGTTTGAGTGACGTTGCCGAAGTTCGTTTGGAAGATTACCGTGAACTAGGTAATGAACAATACGACTACATCACCAGTGTTGGGATGTTTGAACATGTCGGTAAAGATAACTTGGCAATGTATTTCCAAGACGTCAAAAAGTATCTTAAAGACGATGGTGTGGCCTTGTTACACGGGATTACCCGTCAACAAGGTGGCGCAACTAACGGCTGGTTAGACAAGTATATCTTCCCAGGTGGCTATGTTCCTGGGATGACCGAAAACCTACAACACATTGTTGACTGTGGCTTACAAGTCGATGACGTGGAAACCTTACGTCGGCATTACCAACGGACCACTGAATTATGGGACCAAAACTTCAATGCTAAACGAGCTGAAATTGAAGCCAAAATGGGCATCCGCTTTACACGGATGTGGGATCTTTATCTCCAAGCCTGTGCTGCTTCATTCCAATCAGGAAACATTGATGTCATGCAATATCTCGTTTCTAAGGGTGCTTCTTCACGGAACCTCCCAATGACACGTGAATATATGTACGACGACAATACCGTTAAAGCTTAATAGTAAACACAAACAGCACTGAAATCAGGATTGACCTGGTTTCAGTGCTGTTTTTTTATATTTATAACTAAAGGTTGAAAGTTAAAAATTGCCGGTCTGCACCACTACGTCAACAATCCGGTAATGAAAACTAGTCGACTACTGCCGCTTCCGGTTGTTGCCGATAACATGCGGTCGAGGGACCGTCCGTGGTGTAAGGCCGGCAAAAGAACGCCGGTCAAACACTACCTGCACGTCCGATGCTATCAGCAACAACCTCCAGCTAAGTCAGTAGTTATTTATGCTTAGCGGAGTCAGTCAAAATCGGTGTGCAGTGTCGGCGAGATTAATCGGCGTTCTTGGCTGACTAATCTCGCGGGGCAATTCAAAGACGTGTTTTGTCGGCTTGG from Lactiplantibacillus brownii encodes:
- a CDS encoding cell surface protein; this encodes MKKWVWVLAIIVVALGVGGYSYSRQQLQERAYAADIQAGKQALKSEQYTQAESAFTRATRTKASDVAAQRYLTQTQTYVNGTQALKSHQFSEAQASFTTVKNTKKGSGVLGDRAKTSVKLVKKIISKRKDYTDKYQKALSLNRANEFTDSNGVLAVLFQSKSFHGTYYNDIYKKAKALRKENNAALKSLTGSTPITDNPTESATTSANQTSESQSAPATQPNDSQQKSQRADDKQTATTQSDQTTTQSATSGANSATNNSTPAASSSATTSSITNSAGIQATREEFNEAGLNGNRYTDAEIQAIMQKAAAEHTSPVQAAQHLAQQP
- a CDS encoding cyclopropane-fatty-acyl-phospholipid synthase family protein, translated to MLEKTFYHTFLSRSFNIPVKVNYWDGSSETYGEGTPEVTVTFKKAIPVREITKNASIALGEAYMDGIIEIDGSIQKLIESAYESAESFFNDSKLKKFMPKQSHSEKKSQEDIQSHYDVGNDFYEMWLDPTLTYSCAYFQNEDDSLETAQINKVHHIIQKLNPQPGKTLLDIGCGWGTLMLTAAKEYDLKVVGITLSKEQYNLVAKRIQDEGLSDVAEVRLEDYRELGNEQYDYITSVGMFEHVGKDNLAMYFQDVKKYLKDDGVALLHGITRQQGGATNGWLDKYIFPGGYVPGMTENLQHIVDCGLQVDDVETLRRHYQRTTELWDQNFNAKRAEIEAKMGIRFTRMWDLYLQACAASFQSGNIDVMQYLVSKGASSRNLPMTREYMYDDNTVKA